Proteins from a genomic interval of Lysobacter stagni:
- a CDS encoding argininosuccinate synthase yields MSKDIVLAFSGGLDTSFCVPYLKERGWNVHTVFADTGGVDAEERAFIEQRAAELGVASHVTVDGGPAIWEGFVKPFVWAGEGYQSQYPLLVSDRYLIVDAALKRCDELGTKAIAHGCTGMGNDQVRFDLAVKALGDYEIVAPIREIQKEHTEVRAYEQKYLEDRGFGVRAKQKAYTINENLLGLTMSGGEIDRWQAPGEGAVGWCKPRSEWPAQPLRVKIGFVNGEAVTLDGQKIEGHTMLARLNGLFAQYGVGRGLYTGDTTIGLKGRIIFEAPGLTALLAAHRALEEAVLSKQQNRFKPEVARKWVELVYEGFFHDPLKTDLEAFLQSSQSTVNGEVTLETNGGTVTAVAIESKHILNAKGATYAQAADWGVAEAEGFIKLFGMSSTLWAEVNRGGGKG; encoded by the coding sequence ATGAGCAAAGACATCGTCCTCGCCTTCTCCGGCGGCCTCGACACCAGCTTCTGCGTGCCCTACCTGAAGGAGCGCGGCTGGAACGTGCACACCGTGTTCGCCGACACCGGTGGCGTCGACGCGGAAGAACGCGCCTTCATCGAGCAGCGCGCCGCCGAACTCGGCGTGGCCTCGCACGTCACCGTCGACGGCGGCCCGGCCATCTGGGAAGGCTTCGTCAAGCCGTTCGTGTGGGCCGGCGAGGGCTACCAGTCGCAGTACCCGCTGCTGGTGTCCGACCGTTACCTCATCGTCGACGCCGCCCTCAAGCGCTGCGACGAACTGGGCACGAAGGCCATCGCGCACGGTTGCACCGGCATGGGTAACGACCAGGTGCGTTTCGATCTGGCCGTGAAGGCGCTGGGCGATTACGAGATCGTGGCGCCGATCCGCGAGATCCAGAAGGAACACACCGAAGTCCGCGCCTACGAGCAGAAGTACCTGGAAGACCGCGGCTTCGGCGTGCGCGCCAAGCAGAAGGCCTACACCATCAACGAGAACCTGCTGGGTCTGACGATGTCCGGCGGCGAGATCGACCGCTGGCAGGCACCGGGCGAAGGCGCGGTTGGCTGGTGCAAGCCGCGCAGCGAATGGCCGGCGCAGCCCCTGCGCGTGAAGATCGGCTTCGTCAACGGCGAAGCGGTGACGCTGGACGGCCAGAAGATCGAAGGGCACACGATGCTGGCCAGGCTCAACGGCCTGTTCGCGCAGTACGGCGTGGGCCGTGGCCTGTACACCGGCGACACCACCATCGGTCTGAAGGGCCGCATCATCTTCGAAGCGCCGGGCCTGACCGCGTTGCTCGCCGCGCACCGCGCGCTGGAAGAAGCCGTGTTGAGCAAGCAGCAGAACCGCTTCAAGCCCGAGGTGGCGCGCAAGTGGGTGGAGCTGGTGTACGAGGGCTTCTTCCACGATCCGCTCAAGACCGACCTGGAAGCCTTCCTGCAGTCGAGCCAGTCCACGGTCAACGGCGAAGTCACGCTGGAAACCAACGGCGGCACCGTCACCGCCGTTGCCATCGAATCCAAGCACATCCTCAACGCCAAGGGCGCGACCTATGCGCAGGCGGCGGACTGGGGCGTGGCCGAGGCAGAAGGCTTCATCAAGCTGTTCGGCATGAGCAGCACGCTGTGGGCCGAAGTGAACCGCGGTGGCGGGAAGGGCTGA
- a CDS encoding acetylornithine deacetylase, which produces MAGRADVLAKTLKHLEALVSFDTRNPPRDIGTGGIFDYLRSQLEGFRIDVIDHGDGAVSMLAVRGNPRRLFNVHLDTVPSSEAWSADPHRLRVTSDRAIGLGACDIKGAAAGLVTAASVAQGDAAFLFSTDEEANDARCIAAFLGSGHSFQEVIVAEPTKCEAVLAHRGISSVLLKFRGVAGHASGANALQASALHQAIRWGGHALDFVESQAHQRFGGLTGLRFNIGRVEGGIKANMIAPSAELRFGFRPLPSMSIDALHETFGTLIEAGGIERYEETFRGPSLPSGDVADAERRRLEGRDLADALGLPIGNAVDFWTEASLFSAAGLTAIVYGPGDIAQAHTADEWVALEQLLRYTESVTRILEHS; this is translated from the coding sequence GTGGCGGGAAGGGCTGACGTGCTCGCCAAGACGCTCAAGCACCTGGAAGCGCTGGTGTCGTTCGACACCCGCAATCCGCCGCGCGATATCGGTACCGGTGGGATCTTCGACTACCTGCGTTCGCAGCTGGAAGGTTTCCGCATCGACGTCATCGACCATGGCGACGGCGCGGTGTCGATGCTGGCCGTGCGCGGCAATCCGCGCCGGCTGTTCAACGTGCATCTGGACACCGTGCCTTCCTCGGAAGCATGGAGCGCCGATCCGCACCGCCTGCGCGTGACGAGCGACCGTGCAATCGGCCTGGGCGCCTGCGACATCAAGGGCGCCGCGGCGGGCCTGGTCACGGCGGCCTCGGTCGCGCAGGGCGATGCGGCGTTCCTGTTCTCCACCGACGAAGAGGCGAACGACGCGCGCTGCATCGCGGCGTTCCTCGGCAGCGGCCATTCGTTCCAGGAAGTGATCGTCGCCGAGCCGACGAAATGCGAAGCCGTGCTCGCGCACCGAGGCATCAGCTCGGTGCTGTTGAAGTTCCGCGGCGTGGCGGGCCACGCGTCGGGTGCCAACGCGCTGCAGGCCAGCGCGCTGCACCAGGCGATCCGCTGGGGCGGGCACGCGCTGGACTTCGTCGAGAGCCAGGCGCACCAGCGTTTCGGCGGCCTCACCGGCCTGCGCTTCAACATCGGTCGCGTGGAAGGTGGCATCAAGGCCAACATGATCGCGCCCAGTGCGGAGCTGCGTTTCGGCTTCCGTCCGTTGCCGTCGATGTCCATCGATGCGCTGCACGAGACCTTCGGCACGCTGATCGAAGCCGGCGGCATCGAACGCTACGAGGAAACCTTCCGCGGTCCGTCGTTGCCGTCCGGCGACGTCGCCGATGCGGAGCGACGGCGCCTGGAAGGCCGCGACCTGGCCGATGCCCTCGGCCTGCCGATCGGCAACGCCGTGGATTTCTGGACGGAAGCCTCGCTGTTCTCCGCCGCCGGACTCACCGCGATCGTCTATGGCCCGGGCGACATCGCCCAGGCCCATACCGCCGACGAGTGGGTCGCTCTGGAGCAGCTGTTGCGCTACACCGAATCGGTAACCCGCATCCTCGAACATTCCTGA
- a CDS encoding acetylglutamate kinase, with protein MNDARDIQTRQTIVRLLSSMASAKEISQYLKRFSQLDAKRFAVVKVGGAVLRDDLEALTSSLAFLQDVGLTPIVIHGAGPQLDEELSAAGIVKQTVNGLRVTSPEALAIVRRVFQSQNLKLVEALQAFDARATSIVSGVFEADYLERDTYGLVGEVKRVNLAPIEASLRAGSIPVIASLGETVSGQILNVNADFAANELVQKLQPYKIVFLTGTGGLLDDNGKVIDSINLSTEFDHLMSQPWINGGMRVKIEQIKDLLDKLPLTSSVSITKPSELAKELFTHKGSGTLVRRGERVLQVSQWNELDLERLRGLIESAFGRRLLPDYFERTTLHRAYVSENYRAAVILTSEDAGIYLDKFAVLDEAQGEGLGRAVWQVMREQNPRLFWRSRHGNPVNPFYYSESDGCLKQEKWKVFWYGVDSFAEIARCVEHCATRVPTLADPT; from the coding sequence ATGAACGACGCCCGCGACATCCAGACCCGCCAGACCATCGTGCGCCTGCTCTCGAGCATGGCCAGCGCGAAGGAGATCTCGCAGTACCTCAAGCGTTTCTCGCAGCTCGACGCCAAGCGCTTCGCGGTGGTGAAAGTCGGCGGCGCCGTGCTGCGCGACGACCTCGAGGCGCTGACGTCCTCGCTCGCCTTCCTGCAGGACGTCGGCCTCACACCCATCGTCATCCACGGCGCCGGCCCGCAGTTGGACGAGGAACTGTCCGCCGCCGGCATCGTCAAGCAGACCGTCAACGGCCTGCGGGTGACCTCGCCGGAAGCGCTGGCCATCGTGCGCCGCGTGTTCCAGTCGCAGAACCTCAAGCTGGTGGAGGCGCTGCAGGCCTTCGATGCACGCGCCACGTCCATCGTTTCCGGTGTGTTCGAAGCCGACTACCTCGAACGGGATACCTACGGCCTGGTCGGCGAGGTGAAGCGCGTCAACCTGGCGCCGATCGAGGCCAGCCTGCGTGCCGGCTCGATTCCGGTCATCGCCAGCCTGGGCGAAACCGTCAGCGGCCAGATCCTCAACGTCAACGCCGACTTCGCCGCCAACGAGCTGGTGCAGAAGCTGCAGCCGTACAAGATCGTCTTCCTCACCGGCACCGGTGGCCTGCTCGACGACAACGGCAAGGTGATCGATTCGATCAACCTGTCCACCGAGTTCGACCACCTGATGTCGCAGCCGTGGATCAACGGCGGCATGCGCGTGAAGATCGAGCAGATCAAGGACCTGCTGGACAAGCTGCCGCTGACCTCCTCGGTGTCCATCACCAAGCCGTCGGAGCTGGCCAAGGAACTGTTCACGCACAAGGGTTCGGGCACGCTGGTGCGCCGCGGCGAACGCGTGCTGCAGGTCTCGCAATGGAACGAGCTGGACCTGGAGCGCCTGCGTGGCCTCATCGAGTCCGCCTTCGGCCGTCGCCTGCTGCCGGATTATTTCGAGCGCACCACGCTGCATCGCGCGTATGTCAGCGAGAACTACCGCGCGGCGGTGATCCTCACGTCCGAGGATGCCGGCATCTATCTGGACAAGTTCGCCGTGCTCGACGAAGCGCAGGGCGAAGGCCTGGGACGCGCGGTGTGGCAGGTGATGCGCGAGCAGAACCCGCGCCTGTTCTGGCGTTCGCGCCACGGCAACCCCGTCAACCCGTTCTATTACTCCGAGTCCGATGGCTGCCTGAAGCAGGAGAAGTGGAAGGTGTTCTGGTACGGCGTGGACAGTTTCGCCGAGATCGCGCGTTGCGTGGAGCACTGTGCGACGCGGGTCCCGACGCTGGCGGATCCGACATGA
- a CDS encoding GNAT family N-acetyltransferase, with translation MSATQFLDPVVLEGRHVRLEPMEAAHAAGLAQAVRDGELWKLWYTSVPTPDAMGDHVELMLKRRALRTFLPFVVRLPGTGEIVGQTTFCNVDHEQRRVEIGYTWYAQRVQRSAVNTEAKLLLLGHAFEAWDCIAVEFRTNWFNERSRAAIARLGAKQDGVLRNHMRMPDGAFRDTVVFSIIPTEWPAVKRNLQHRLDRNEQGSDRT, from the coding sequence ATGAGTGCGACGCAGTTCCTCGATCCGGTGGTGCTCGAAGGTCGCCACGTGCGGCTGGAGCCGATGGAGGCCGCGCATGCCGCCGGGCTGGCCCAGGCCGTGCGCGACGGCGAGCTGTGGAAACTCTGGTACACCAGCGTGCCTACGCCGGACGCGATGGGCGATCACGTCGAGCTGATGCTGAAGCGCCGTGCGCTGCGCACGTTCCTGCCGTTCGTGGTGCGCCTGCCCGGGACGGGCGAGATCGTGGGCCAGACCACGTTCTGCAACGTCGACCACGAACAACGCCGCGTCGAGATCGGTTACACCTGGTATGCGCAGCGCGTACAGCGCAGCGCGGTCAACACCGAGGCGAAACTTCTCCTGCTGGGGCATGCCTTCGAGGCGTGGGACTGCATCGCCGTGGAGTTCCGCACCAACTGGTTCAACGAACGCTCGCGCGCGGCCATCGCGCGCCTGGGCGCCAAGCAGGACGGCGTCCTGCGCAACCACATGCGCATGCCCGATGGCGCCTTCCGCGACACGGTGGTCTTCTCGATCATCCCGACGGAATGGCCCGCGGTGAAGCGCAACCTGCAACACCGGCTCGACCGGAACGAACAAGGGAGTGACCGGACGTGA
- the argC gene encoding N-acetyl-gamma-glutamyl-phosphate reductase, with product MSKSVGIVGARGYVGAELIRLIAAHPQFELAFVSSRELVGQRVADHFKDIAGIDPELRYIAPSNDELPSLGADAVVLALPNGKAAACVAAFDAAGVDPVIVDLSADYRFDDTWYYGLPELTRATYAGQRRISNPGCYATAMQLAVAPMRDALAGPVQCFGVSGYSGAGTTPSDKNDPDKLRDNLMPYALTNHVHEREVTRQLGHEVQFLPHVAPHFRGLTITANLPLSRAFQREDVVARYRTCFDGEPLVEVLDEAPWVSRIAGRHHVELGGFTLSPDGRRLVVVATEDNLLKGAATQALQNLNLAFGLDEWTGIPVANTQQGRAA from the coding sequence GTGAGCAAGTCCGTTGGAATCGTTGGTGCGCGCGGTTACGTGGGCGCCGAGCTCATCCGCCTGATCGCCGCGCATCCGCAGTTCGAGCTGGCGTTCGTGTCCTCGCGCGAGCTGGTGGGTCAGCGCGTGGCCGATCACTTCAAGGACATCGCCGGCATCGATCCGGAACTGCGCTACATCGCGCCGTCGAACGATGAGCTGCCGTCGCTGGGCGCCGATGCGGTCGTGCTGGCCCTGCCCAACGGCAAGGCGGCGGCCTGCGTGGCGGCCTTCGACGCGGCGGGCGTGGATCCCGTCATCGTCGACCTGTCGGCCGACTATCGTTTCGACGACACCTGGTACTACGGCCTGCCCGAGCTCACGCGTGCGACCTACGCAGGACAGCGCCGCATCAGCAATCCCGGTTGCTATGCGACCGCGATGCAACTGGCCGTCGCGCCGATGCGCGATGCACTGGCGGGGCCGGTGCAGTGCTTCGGCGTGTCGGGCTACTCCGGCGCCGGCACGACGCCGTCGGACAAGAACGATCCGGACAAGCTGCGCGACAATCTCATGCCGTATGCGCTGACCAACCACGTGCACGAACGCGAGGTCACGCGTCAGCTGGGCCATGAAGTGCAGTTCCTGCCGCACGTCGCGCCGCACTTCCGCGGCTTGACCATCACCGCCAACCTGCCGCTGTCGCGCGCGTTCCAGCGCGAGGACGTGGTCGCGCGCTACCGCACGTGCTTCGACGGCGAACCGCTGGTCGAGGTGCTGGACGAGGCGCCGTGGGTCAGCCGCATCGCAGGACGGCATCATGTCGAACTGGGTGGCTTCACGCTGTCGCCGGATGGACGGCGGCTGGTGGTGGTGGCGACCGAGGACAACCTGCTCAAGGGCGCGGCCACGCAGGCGTTGCAGAATCTCAACCTTGCCTTCGGGCTGGACGAATGGACGGGCATTCCCGTCGCGAACACTCAACAGGGTAGGGCGGCATGA
- the argH gene encoding argininosuccinate lyase codes for MSDLLWQKPGVKVDARIQQFLAGEDVILDREFFVFDIEASRAHAQGLQRIGILNADELAGLERELSVLADDFRAGNFVLDEQYEDGHSAIEARLVERLGDAGKKIHTGRSRNDQILVATRLWLKDRLARVAALCRESAEVALARAGAEQGVPLPGYTHLQRAVVSSLGMWWAAWAEGFIDNAQRARQTLDWVDANPLGSAAGYGVNLPLDRDHTTAALGFGRLQVSAAYAQLSRGKFEMAAIEALSSALLDLRRLAWDLSLFTSAEFAFVALPAQYTTGSSIMPNKRNPDVIELMRASYSAAAAARTEIEQLLSLPSGYHRDLQFSKGAIFHAFGRGIGALELLPDLLRNLEWKADRMREALDPSMYATDLAVDLARQGLPFREAYRQAADPARWAQGDADASLAARVSPGASADLRLGELQARLAALTS; via the coding sequence ATGAGCGACTTGTTGTGGCAGAAGCCCGGCGTCAAGGTCGACGCACGCATCCAGCAGTTCCTCGCCGGCGAGGACGTGATCCTCGACCGCGAGTTCTTCGTCTTCGACATCGAGGCCAGCCGTGCGCATGCGCAGGGGCTTCAGCGAATCGGCATCCTCAATGCGGATGAGCTGGCCGGACTGGAGCGTGAGCTGTCGGTGCTCGCTGACGACTTCCGTGCCGGAAATTTCGTGCTCGACGAGCAGTACGAAGATGGCCACTCGGCCATCGAGGCGCGCCTGGTCGAACGACTGGGCGATGCCGGCAAGAAGATCCACACCGGACGCAGCCGCAACGACCAGATCCTGGTCGCCACGCGTCTGTGGCTGAAGGATCGCCTCGCGCGCGTGGCCGCGCTGTGCCGCGAAAGCGCTGAGGTTGCGCTGGCGCGTGCCGGAGCGGAGCAGGGCGTTCCGCTGCCGGGCTACACGCACCTGCAGCGTGCCGTGGTCTCGTCGCTGGGCATGTGGTGGGCGGCGTGGGCCGAAGGGTTCATCGACAACGCCCAGCGCGCCCGCCAGACGCTGGACTGGGTGGATGCCAATCCGCTCGGCAGCGCCGCGGGCTACGGCGTCAACCTGCCGCTGGATCGCGACCACACCACCGCCGCGCTCGGCTTCGGCCGTCTGCAGGTATCGGCGGCTTATGCGCAGCTCTCGCGTGGCAAGTTCGAGATGGCCGCGATCGAAGCCCTGTCGTCCGCATTGCTCGACCTGCGCCGCCTGGCCTGGGACCTGAGCCTGTTCACCAGCGCTGAGTTCGCCTTCGTCGCGCTGCCCGCGCAGTACACCACCGGCAGTTCGATCATGCCCAACAAGCGCAATCCGGACGTGATCGAGCTGATGCGTGCGAGCTACTCCGCCGCGGCGGCCGCGCGCACCGAGATCGAACAACTGCTGTCGCTGCCCTCGGGCTACCACCGCGACCTGCAGTTCTCCAAGGGTGCGATCTTCCACGCCTTCGGCCGCGGCATCGGTGCGCTGGAACTGCTGCCCGACCTGCTGCGCAACCTGGAATGGAAGGCCGATCGCATGCGCGAAGCGCTGGATCCGTCGATGTATGCGACCGACCTGGCCGTCGATCTGGCACGCCAGGGCTTGCCGTTCCGCGAAGCCTATCGCCAGGCCGCCGACCCGGCACGCTGGGCGCAGGGCGATGCCGACGCCAGCCTGGCCGCGCGCGTCTCGCCCGGTGCTTCGGCGGACCTTCGCCTGGGCGAATTGCAGGCACGCCTGGCCGCACTGACCTCATGA
- a CDS encoding serine hydrolase domain-containing protein has product MRRRLVAVLAFIPLLACARDLPAPAAIDAEVARLLKETGAKGLAIAVIDEGRPVHVAAHGVRNTAGDPLQVDTIMYGASLTKAVFAYTVMQQVEQGRMGLDTPLADSLPKPLPAYVSPQIVDRYADWSALDERWRKLTPRILLTHSSGFANFGFLEPDEKLHFHFDPGSRYAYSGDGLNTLQFVMETGLGIDVGAQTTRIFEGLGMHRTSLIWRPDFAGNLADGWDAKGNVEPHDERSKVRAAGSMDTTIADLAKFVAAYVRGDGLSRKGRAELVRPQLPITTRSQFPSLQDELPAAQRRKDLAAGLGVVVFDGPQGHGFFKGGHNDTTANTLVCVEAGQRCVVILSNDVRVERRFPDLVRFVLGDTGVPYDWEYGTP; this is encoded by the coding sequence ATGCGTCGCAGGCTGGTTGCAGTACTCGCATTCATCCCGTTGCTCGCCTGCGCGCGCGACCTGCCCGCGCCAGCGGCGATCGATGCCGAAGTCGCCCGGCTCCTGAAGGAAACGGGTGCCAAAGGCCTGGCGATCGCGGTGATCGACGAAGGACGCCCCGTCCACGTCGCCGCCCACGGCGTGCGCAACACTGCGGGCGATCCGCTGCAGGTCGACACCATCATGTATGGCGCGTCGCTCACCAAGGCCGTGTTCGCCTACACGGTGATGCAGCAGGTGGAACAGGGAAGGATGGGGCTCGATACACCCCTTGCCGACAGCCTGCCCAAGCCGCTGCCGGCCTATGTGTCGCCGCAGATCGTCGACCGTTACGCCGACTGGTCCGCGCTGGACGAACGCTGGCGCAAGCTCACGCCGCGCATCCTGCTGACCCACAGCTCGGGTTTCGCGAACTTCGGATTCCTCGAGCCCGACGAGAAGCTGCACTTCCATTTCGATCCCGGTTCGCGCTACGCCTATTCCGGCGACGGCCTGAACACACTGCAGTTCGTGATGGAGACCGGACTGGGCATCGATGTGGGCGCGCAGACGACGCGCATCTTCGAGGGCCTGGGCATGCACCGCACCAGCCTGATCTGGCGGCCGGATTTTGCCGGAAACCTCGCCGACGGCTGGGACGCGAAGGGCAACGTTGAACCGCACGACGAACGTTCCAAGGTGCGTGCGGCCGGTTCGATGGACACCACCATCGCCGACCTGGCGAAGTTCGTCGCCGCTTACGTGCGTGGCGATGGGCTCTCGCGCAAGGGACGCGCGGAGCTGGTGCGGCCGCAACTTCCGATCACCACGCGTTCGCAGTTCCCCTCGCTGCAGGACGAACTGCCCGCGGCGCAGCGACGCAAGGACCTGGCTGCCGGCCTGGGAGTCGTCGTGTTCGACGGCCCGCAAGGCCATGGCTTCTTCAAGGGCGGTCACAACGACACCACCGCAAACACCCTGGTATGCGTGGAAGCCGGCCAGCGTTGCGTGGTCATCCTGTCCAACGACGTGCGTGTCGAACGACGCTTCCCGGACCTCGTCCGCTTCGTGCTGGGCGACACCGGCGTTCCCTACGACTGGGAGTACGGCACGCCATGA
- the proB gene encoding glutamate 5-kinase, translating into MSATGFSTQPLPRWQRAVLKVGSSLLAGSGGLDPRHAAGLAAFIAASRARGREVVLVSSGAVAAGRGRVGGGGDGLVQRQALASLGQASLIAFWQTLVAQPVAQVLLTHDDLRNRRRYLNARATLRELLRLGALPVINENDAVAVDELKLGDNDNLAAAVASLVDADLLLIATDIGGLYSGHPTRDPQARPIERVEQVTPELLQIASGGAGELGTGGMRTKLEAAAKAGAAGIPTVLFCGRDDTVVHALGEDLLRGTLVLAQGDRLRARKQWLRHAPSSGRLQVDEGAAIALHRQGASLLPGGVLEVEGEFRRGDVVEIVTDASSLPFARGLAQYSATEVRRIARHHSQDIERLLGFRYGESVIHRDDLVLLALASQPEASA; encoded by the coding sequence ATGAGCGCAACCGGCTTCTCGACGCAGCCACTGCCGCGCTGGCAACGCGCGGTGCTCAAGGTCGGCAGTAGCCTGCTTGCCGGAAGCGGCGGGCTCGATCCACGGCATGCGGCGGGTCTGGCCGCGTTCATCGCGGCATCGCGCGCGCGTGGTCGCGAGGTCGTGCTGGTCTCGTCCGGCGCGGTCGCTGCGGGACGAGGGCGTGTCGGAGGCGGCGGCGACGGGCTGGTGCAACGGCAGGCGTTGGCCTCGCTGGGGCAGGCGTCGTTGATCGCGTTCTGGCAGACGCTGGTGGCGCAGCCGGTCGCGCAGGTACTGCTCACGCACGACGACCTTCGCAATCGTCGCCGCTACCTCAACGCACGCGCGACCCTGCGCGAGCTGCTGCGCCTGGGCGCATTGCCAGTGATCAACGAAAACGACGCCGTTGCGGTGGACGAACTCAAGCTGGGCGACAACGACAACCTTGCCGCGGCGGTGGCGTCGCTGGTCGATGCCGACCTGCTGCTGATCGCGACCGACATCGGCGGCCTGTACAGCGGACATCCGACGCGCGATCCGCAGGCGCGGCCAATCGAGCGCGTCGAGCAGGTCACGCCCGAGTTGTTGCAGATCGCCAGTGGCGGCGCCGGCGAGCTTGGCACCGGTGGCATGCGCACGAAGCTGGAAGCGGCGGCCAAGGCCGGCGCGGCCGGCATTCCCACGGTACTGTTCTGTGGTCGCGACGATACCGTCGTACACGCCCTTGGCGAAGACCTGCTGCGCGGCACCCTGGTGCTTGCCCAGGGCGATCGCCTTCGCGCGCGCAAGCAATGGCTGCGGCACGCGCCATCGTCCGGGCGCCTGCAGGTGGACGAAGGCGCGGCGATCGCGCTGCACAGGCAAGGTGCATCGCTGCTGCCCGGTGGCGTGCTCGAGGTGGAGGGCGAGTTCCGTCGCGGCGACGTGGTGGAGATCGTCACCGATGCCTCGTCGTTGCCGTTCGCACGCGGCCTTGCGCAGTACAGCGCCACCGAGGTGCGCAGGATCGCGCGGCACCACAGCCAGGACATCGAGCGATTGCTCGGCTTCCGCTACGGCGAGTCGGTGATCCATCGCGACGACCTCGTGCTGCTGGCGCTGGCCAGCCAACCGGAGGCTTCGGCATGA
- a CDS encoding glutamate-5-semialdehyde dehydrogenase yields MTGYVRELALRAREAGPVIAALENAARRRLIESMAQSLRHRSPDILAANAQDMARGRDNGLGAAMLDRLRLDEARVNAIADALMEVAAQPDPLGEVTRREVRPNGVVIERQRIPLGLIAMIYEARPNVTADAAALCLKAGNTVLLRGGSEARASNAAIADCLHAALREHGLPEAAVSLVSDPAREHVLELLQLSDLIDLAIPRGGEALIHFVAEHARVPVIKHYKGVCHLYVDRAADIDKALALLVDGKTSRPGVCNALETLLVHRDVAGHFLPTALQRLRARGVEVRGCERTRGIVPDVKPADEGDYAAEYLDLILAVRVVDDLADALAHIARFGSDHTEVIVTEDSAAAEAFVRGTRSSAVMVNASSRFNDGGQLGLGAEIGISTTRLHAYGPMGAESLTIERFVVRGDGQVRHAESRG; encoded by the coding sequence ATGACGGGCTATGTGCGCGAACTCGCGCTGCGTGCGCGTGAAGCCGGTCCGGTCATCGCTGCGCTGGAAAATGCGGCGCGGCGGCGCCTGATCGAATCGATGGCGCAGTCGCTGCGTCATCGCAGCCCGGACATCCTTGCGGCCAATGCGCAGGACATGGCGCGCGGGCGCGACAACGGACTGGGCGCCGCGATGCTCGACCGGCTGCGCCTGGACGAGGCGCGCGTGAACGCCATCGCCGATGCACTGATGGAAGTGGCCGCGCAACCCGATCCGCTGGGCGAGGTCACGCGACGGGAAGTGCGGCCCAATGGCGTGGTGATCGAGCGCCAGCGCATACCGCTGGGCCTGATCGCCATGATCTACGAAGCGCGCCCCAACGTGACGGCCGACGCCGCGGCGTTGTGCCTGAAGGCCGGAAACACCGTACTGCTGCGCGGCGGCTCGGAGGCGCGCGCCAGCAACGCGGCCATTGCCGACTGCCTGCACGCCGCGTTGCGCGAGCATGGCCTCCCGGAGGCCGCCGTCTCGCTGGTGTCCGATCCCGCGCGCGAGCACGTGCTGGAGCTGTTGCAGCTGTCGGACCTGATCGATCTGGCGATCCCGCGTGGCGGCGAAGCGTTGATCCACTTCGTCGCCGAACACGCACGCGTGCCCGTCATCAAGCATTACAAGGGCGTGTGCCACCTGTACGTGGACCGTGCCGCGGACATCGACAAGGCGCTGGCCCTGCTGGTCGACGGAAAGACCTCACGGCCGGGGGTGTGCAACGCGCTGGAGACGTTGCTGGTGCATCGCGATGTCGCCGGGCACTTCCTGCCGACGGCGTTGCAGCGATTGCGGGCGCGTGGCGTGGAGGTTCGCGGCTGCGAACGCACGCGCGGGATCGTCCCGGATGTGAAGCCGGCGGATGAGGGCGATTACGCGGCCGAGTACCTCGACCTGATCCTCGCCGTGCGCGTGGTGGATGACTTGGCCGACGCGCTCGCGCATATCGCGCGTTTCGGTTCTGACCACACCGAGGTCATCGTCACGGAGGACTCCGCCGCCGCCGAAGCCTTCGTGCGCGGCACGCGCAGTTCGGCGGTGATGGTGAACGCGTCCTCGCGCTTCAACGATGGCGGACAGCTCGGTCTGGGCGCGGAAATAGGTATCTCGACCACGCGGTTGCACGCATACGGGCCGATGGGCGCGGAATCATTGACCATCGAACGTTTCGTCGTGCGTGGCGACGGGCAGGTGCGCCACGCCGAATCGCGGGGGTGA